Proteins encoded in a region of the Moritella marina ATCC 15381 genome:
- a CDS encoding tetratricopeptide repeat protein codes for MSLINKLTAQWNHKSKAAAPVVWPESAFTAEQHAARNKQFSQTYHAYTNPQQAFEFCRAQADEGVVLALYLLALQYEQGDGQQTYLSQALSCYQRAGDCGHPESLFNLALLYLQGNLPGQGPQGKPNAVLAFSYFEQAATLGLVQAQYNLASMLDQGAGCFQDQSKAFDWYNKAAEQGYTQAWQNIAVMYYRGEGVEADKLKAYAWTLLAAKAGVDEAIAAEPEMTQALNSTEILVGKAQFDHLQQGFLAYLPIETRFEG; via the coding sequence ATGTCTTTAATAAACAAATTAACGGCGCAGTGGAATCATAAATCAAAAGCCGCTGCACCTGTCGTTTGGCCTGAATCTGCATTTACCGCTGAGCAACATGCCGCGCGTAATAAGCAATTTAGTCAGACTTACCATGCTTATACTAATCCACAGCAAGCCTTTGAGTTTTGTCGAGCACAAGCCGATGAAGGTGTGGTTTTGGCGCTATATTTATTGGCGTTGCAGTATGAGCAAGGTGATGGCCAGCAAACCTATTTAAGCCAAGCGTTAAGTTGTTACCAACGCGCTGGCGATTGTGGCCACCCAGAGTCATTATTTAATCTGGCGCTGTTGTATTTACAAGGGAATTTACCAGGGCAAGGACCGCAGGGTAAACCTAATGCGGTATTGGCGTTTAGCTATTTTGAGCAAGCTGCCACACTCGGGTTAGTACAGGCGCAGTATAATCTCGCCAGTATGTTGGATCAGGGGGCGGGTTGTTTTCAAGATCAAAGCAAAGCGTTTGACTGGTACAACAAAGCTGCTGAGCAAGGTTATACCCAAGCATGGCAGAACATTGCGGTGATGTATTACCGTGGTGAAGGCGTTGAAGCCGATAAATTAAAGGCGTACGCGTGGACATTATTAGCGGCAAAGGCCGGTGTCGACGAGGCTATCGCCGCAGAACCAGAGATGACACAAGCGTTAAACTCGACCGAGATCTTGGTGGGTAAAGCGCAGTTTGATCACTTACAACAAGGCTTTTTAGCTTATTTACCAATAGAAACCCGATTCGAAGGCTGA
- a CDS encoding UPF0149 family protein, translating to MDKVKLPLFADVNAQLQQSDLLVNPADVHGVICGLLCGGVKLDNKAWLVPFDELINEGLGIPDSLQPILADVYSSSEAALKDMTLGFELLLPDMDQALEIRMEALAEWVQGFLGGFGMVHSTETKASDDVKELIADFASIAQMDVDTDDDSNEAEEAFYEIVEYVRMGATYCFNELSDGDIPAVPVLH from the coding sequence ATGGATAAAGTTAAACTTCCTCTTTTTGCTGACGTAAACGCGCAGCTACAACAAAGCGATTTATTAGTGAACCCTGCCGATGTGCACGGTGTGATCTGTGGTTTATTATGTGGCGGCGTAAAGCTAGACAACAAAGCATGGTTAGTCCCGTTTGACGAACTCATTAACGAAGGTCTAGGTATCCCTGACTCACTACAGCCAATCTTAGCGGATGTATACAGCAGCAGTGAAGCAGCATTAAAGGACATGACATTAGGTTTTGAATTGTTGTTACCTGACATGGACCAAGCGTTAGAGATCCGTATGGAAGCATTAGCAGAATGGGTTCAAGGTTTCCTTGGCGGTTTTGGTATGGTGCATTCAACAGAAACCAAAGCCAGCGATGATGTGAAAGAACTGATTGCTGACTTTGCCAGTATTGCGCAAATGGACGTAGATACAGATGACGACAGTAATGAAGCGGAAGAAGCTTTTTACGAGATCGTTGAATACGTGCGTATGGGCGCGACTTATTGCTTCAACGAATTAAGCGATGGTGATATCCCTGCGGTACCTGTACTGCACTAG
- a CDS encoding LysR family transcriptional regulator yields MKLPPLRALQCFEAVARFNSFSKAADQLNITQSAVSHQVRQLEEYLGESMFNRKGRTLSLTDMGERYYEEVSQSMANISNASQQIREGKSGKIRLALYSSLAVKWLIPRLDSLRQQYPEIELSLNMVADEPDCSDQVADCFITVYPPKRNFVSQLLYAERLYPVCGKKIWQQIQDKSLPEALWEYPLLSVQSVFPNSALGEDWQRWCELGGFTLPKTVKMNYFSHMLMAAEAARYDQGITLVNHYLMNDQDRQHNFVRIPMHEILTGDSFYFVYKKSRAKQTDIVKLGRWLKQQCYDQDQHGCE; encoded by the coding sequence ATGAAACTTCCCCCGTTACGCGCCTTACAATGTTTTGAAGCGGTTGCGCGTTTTAATAGTTTTTCTAAAGCCGCCGATCAACTCAATATCACCCAAAGTGCGGTGAGTCATCAGGTACGTCAGTTGGAAGAATATCTCGGCGAATCAATGTTTAACCGTAAAGGTCGTACCTTGTCGCTGACTGACATGGGCGAGCGTTATTATGAAGAAGTCAGCCAATCGATGGCGAATATATCCAACGCCAGTCAGCAGATCCGTGAGGGTAAATCGGGCAAGATCCGTTTAGCCTTATACAGTTCATTAGCGGTGAAATGGTTGATCCCACGCTTAGATAGTTTACGTCAGCAATACCCTGAGATTGAGTTGTCGTTGAATATGGTGGCGGATGAACCAGACTGCAGCGATCAAGTGGCAGATTGCTTTATTACTGTGTACCCGCCGAAACGTAACTTTGTGAGTCAGCTGCTCTATGCCGAGCGGTTATATCCGGTGTGTGGCAAGAAGATCTGGCAGCAGATCCAAGATAAATCCTTGCCTGAGGCGTTGTGGGAATATCCGTTATTGTCGGTGCAGTCGGTGTTTCCCAATAGTGCGTTAGGTGAAGATTGGCAACGCTGGTGCGAGTTAGGTGGATTTACCTTGCCAAAAACCGTGAAGATGAACTACTTCAGCCATATGTTAATGGCGGCTGAAGCGGCACGTTATGATCAGGGCATCACCTTGGTGAACCATTACTTAATGAACGATCAAGACCGCCAGCATAACTTTGTGCGTATTCCGATGCACGAGATCTTAACCGGTGATAGTTTTTACTTTGTTTATAAAAAATCCCGCGCCAAGCAAACTGATATCGTCAAGCTTGGGCGTTGGCTCAAACAGCAATGTTATGATCAAGACCAACACGGCTGCGAATAA
- a CDS encoding DMT family transporter: MPQMTVGLAMTLLIIGNVIAVFSDALIKTLSDDAAVYQFVFFRQLTAVLLLIPFCLTSSRKSLVNGLKWHAVRGHIWLLGAVFMVYSINAMPLATANAIFYAAPLIMLPMAMLWFQEKLTVPSITAGVLGFIGVLIVIRPTEIDWAAMAALVVAFTLAANNLLIRKLPKHQTVFQTLLLTNVVGMPASLGLAVWEGKPWDFAPLLTAAGSTLFILIYAGFCVVAYRSGEASKIASAEYSGLIGAVVVGLIWFDEIPDIGMAIGTAFIILPLLWLAKVEAKNKRIAKQAHHKPLATETAADTVGVTA; the protein is encoded by the coding sequence ATGCCCCAAATGACTGTCGGTTTAGCAATGACCTTGCTAATTATTGGTAACGTAATCGCTGTTTTTTCTGATGCTTTAATTAAGACATTATCAGATGATGCGGCCGTTTATCAATTTGTGTTTTTCCGACAGCTCACGGCCGTATTACTGCTTATCCCATTTTGCTTAACCAGCAGCAGAAAGAGTTTGGTTAATGGCCTTAAATGGCATGCGGTACGCGGGCATATTTGGCTACTCGGCGCGGTGTTCATGGTTTACTCAATCAATGCAATGCCACTCGCGACTGCGAATGCGATCTTTTACGCGGCCCCACTCATCATGTTGCCAATGGCGATGCTGTGGTTCCAAGAAAAACTTACCGTGCCGTCTATTACCGCAGGCGTATTAGGCTTTATCGGTGTATTGATCGTGATCCGTCCGACCGAGATCGATTGGGCAGCCATGGCAGCGCTTGTTGTTGCTTTTACCTTAGCAGCGAATAATTTATTGATCCGTAAACTACCAAAACACCAAACGGTATTTCAAACATTACTGCTGACTAATGTAGTTGGTATGCCAGCATCATTAGGGCTTGCTGTATGGGAAGGAAAACCGTGGGATTTTGCACCGCTATTAACCGCAGCGGGTTCAACCTTGTTTATCCTTATCTATGCAGGTTTTTGTGTGGTCGCTTATCGTTCTGGTGAAGCCAGCAAAATCGCCAGTGCTGAATACAGTGGTCTAATAGGCGCTGTGGTTGTTGGCCTTATCTGGTTTGATGAAATCCCTGATATTGGCATGGCGATTGGTACTGCCTTTATTATTCTGCCGTTATTGTGGTTAGCAAAAGTAGAAGCGAAAAATAAACGAATTGCTAAACAAGCGCACCACAAGCCACTGGCAACGGAAACCGCAGCTGACACTGTCGGCGTCACAGCCTAA